The proteins below come from a single Thermodesulfatator atlanticus DSM 21156 genomic window:
- a CDS encoding DNA internalization-related competence protein ComEC/Rec2 → MSSKPFSLKFPESPLQKTALAWAGGLFLAWERAYLIFPVIFLICIAFKRKNFIFMFIFLGAFLLGLKLFPSPTIPEAKRQKGVFTFRLEKALVPGKIFKKAEATLLSSNEKVIIYVPKKVALSPGTIFQADLTLKPPRGSLNPFSGDYARELKARGIKFIGYARKVKVLPEKGSFKPIQSIRERLFSFSENLSPRAQGLFEALILGEKRNLPQDFRKAYEKAGLLHLLAVSGLHIGLLFFLIRTLVKPVFRVRPELLNKLTAEQWNFVVAMPLLLAYTLISGPSPSAERAFVMFALWGVALLLFREIKGFDVLSATVLFILVISPESIGSLSFRLSVTAVAALILAHRILKNISLPEGRIKKYLIKGFVYSFFASLATSPFILWLKGSVSPWGPFTNLLAIPVFGFLVLPLEFLAAWLSFFSPQMAKIPAELAAKCVSIKTFPLPQISCPFPLGAFLWVLLLFALSVFFWCKRKLLLTVSDCLQRKHEKGVAGKVSLACHPKNIFTGLGVSFGDGTLAVGRLTPIIFLSLVLAFSAYFYAINNGLRYVTILDVGQGSAAVAKVAARCALLFDAGPARGPYDSAHFSIIPFLRKMGLKPEAILISHFQADHAGGFQSILKTYPEIRVISPERIPSQQVLKDSYFELFLFSANGIFSENDASLVAKLKLREKSFLFPGDITCKREKFLLKENISAEVLILAHHGSSTSTGPSFLRRVNPHLALSSSRWEIHPSKKVLTRLEKFKVPHYGTKANGALTVLIDDEKAWLCLETKRRKAPLLLRSLWPFVKTGCTEVDL, encoded by the coding sequence TTGTCCTCCAAACCTTTTAGTTTAAAGTTTCCAGAAAGCCCGCTTCAAAAAACCGCCCTTGCCTGGGCAGGTGGTCTTTTCCTGGCCTGGGAAAGGGCCTACCTGATTTTCCCTGTAATTTTTCTTATTTGCATAGCTTTTAAGCGCAAAAACTTCATCTTCATGTTTATTTTCCTGGGGGCATTTCTCCTGGGGCTTAAACTTTTCCCTTCTCCGACCATTCCGGAAGCAAAAAGGCAAAAAGGCGTTTTCACCTTTCGGCTGGAGAAAGCCCTGGTGCCAGGAAAAATCTTCAAAAAAGCTGAAGCAACCCTTCTTTCCAGCAACGAAAAAGTCATAATCTATGTGCCTAAAAAAGTTGCGCTTTCTCCAGGGACCATCTTTCAAGCCGATCTGACCCTTAAGCCGCCGCGGGGAAGCCTTAATCCCTTCTCAGGAGATTATGCCCGCGAGCTTAAGGCCCGCGGAATAAAATTCATTGGTTACGCGCGCAAAGTAAAAGTCCTACCTGAAAAAGGTTCTTTTAAACCCATTCAAAGCATACGCGAAAGGCTCTTTTCTTTTTCAGAAAATCTCTCTCCAAGGGCCCAGGGGCTCTTCGAAGCCCTGATTCTGGGGGAGAAAAGAAATCTGCCTCAGGATTTTCGCAAAGCTTACGAAAAAGCAGGGCTATTACATCTCCTGGCAGTTTCAGGGCTCCATATCGGGCTTCTCTTCTTCCTGATAAGGACCCTGGTTAAGCCAGTTTTTAGGGTAAGACCTGAGCTTTTAAACAAGCTGACCGCTGAGCAGTGGAATTTTGTGGTGGCCATGCCTTTGCTTCTTGCTTATACGCTGATCTCCGGGCCGAGTCCTTCCGCAGAAAGGGCCTTTGTAATGTTTGCCCTCTGGGGAGTTGCGCTTCTTCTCTTTCGCGAGATAAAGGGCTTTGACGTGCTTTCAGCTACGGTGCTTTTCATCCTGGTCATAAGCCCGGAAAGCATTGGGAGCCTTTCCTTCAGGCTTTCGGTAACCGCAGTAGCCGCCCTTATCCTGGCCCACCGAATACTTAAAAACATCTCTCTCCCAGAAGGGCGCATCAAAAAATATTTGATTAAAGGGTTTGTCTATTCGTTTTTTGCTTCTTTAGCTACTTCTCCTTTTATCCTGTGGCTTAAGGGAAGTGTTTCGCCCTGGGGGCCATTTACTAACCTATTGGCAATACCTGTTTTTGGGTTTCTCGTGCTTCCACTTGAGTTTCTGGCGGCATGGCTTTCTTTTTTTAGCCCGCAAATGGCGAAGATCCCCGCTGAGCTTGCCGCAAAATGTGTTTCCATAAAGACGTTTCCGCTTCCGCAAATAAGTTGCCCCTTTCCTCTCGGCGCCTTCCTGTGGGTGCTTTTGCTTTTTGCTCTGTCAGTCTTTTTCTGGTGCAAACGTAAACTTCTATTAACTGTCAGTGATTGCTTACAACGAAAACATGAAAAAGGCGTCGCGGGGAAAGTCTCCCTGGCCTGTCATCCCAAAAACATTTTCACAGGACTGGGAGTATCTTTTGGGGATGGGACCCTCGCTGTCGGGCGTTTAACTCCAATAATCTTTTTAAGTCTTGTACTGGCCTTTAGCGCTTATTTTTACGCCATAAATAACGGGCTTCGCTACGTGACGATTCTTGACGTAGGCCAGGGGAGTGCTGCAGTGGCCAAGGTTGCCGCCCGTTGCGCACTTCTTTTTGACGCAGGACCAGCGCGAGGGCCATACGACAGCGCCCATTTCAGCATAATTCCCTTTTTACGCAAAATGGGTCTTAAGCCTGAAGCTATCTTGATTTCGCATTTCCAGGCGGATCATGCCGGAGGGTTTCAATCAATCCTAAAAACCTATCCGGAAATTCGAGTAATATCCCCTGAGCGCATTCCCTCGCAACAAGTGCTTAAAGATTCTTATTTTGAGCTTTTTCTCTTCTCAGCTAACGGAATCTTTTCTGAAAACGATGCCAGCCTGGTGGCCAAACTTAAACTGCGCGAAAAAAGTTTTCTTTTCCCAGGCGACATCACCTGCAAACGGGAAAAATTCTTGTTAAAAGAAAATATTTCCGCAGAGGTTCTTATCCTCGCGCACCACGGCTCAAGTACCTCAACAGGGCCTTCTTTTTTAAGACGCGTAAACCCTCATCTTGCACTTTCTTCTTCACGCTGGGAAATACATCCGAGTAAAAAAGTGCTCACCCGTCTTGAAAAATTTAAAGTTCCTCACTATGGCACCAAGGCAAATGGAGCCTTAACTGTTTTAATAGACGATGAAAAAGCCTGGCTTTGCCTGGAAACAAAACGTCGCAAAGCACCGCTTCTTTTAAGAAGCCTATGGCCCTTTGTAAAAACAGGTTGCACGGAGGTTGACCTATGA
- the ispD gene encoding 2-C-methyl-D-erythritol 4-phosphate cytidylyltransferase, whose protein sequence is MNAVIIPAGGIGSRLGAEIPKQFLEIAGKPLIWHTISVFEALPEVDLIVIPVVKAWEEKLKSLLVGFAKAIKIVPGGATRQDSVANGLLALPEETEIVLVHDACRPFVTQDLVRQVIAKIKAKGAALVALPSRDTVKEIENGLVLRTLPRERIYLAQTPQGARFALLKKAFLHAQEKGLLATDEAALLEACGIPVYVVCGNFLNFKITTREDLEIARAILSFSKELA, encoded by the coding sequence ATGAATGCGGTGATAATTCCAGCAGGCGGGATAGGAAGTAGGCTTGGGGCAGAAATTCCCAAGCAGTTTTTAGAAATTGCCGGAAAACCCCTTATCTGGCATACTATCTCTGTTTTTGAAGCCCTACCAGAGGTTGACTTAATCGTTATCCCAGTTGTCAAGGCCTGGGAAGAAAAGCTAAAAAGCCTTTTAGTAGGCTTTGCTAAAGCAATAAAAATTGTCCCTGGAGGCGCCACCCGCCAGGATTCTGTGGCAAATGGCCTTTTGGCATTGCCAGAAGAAACAGAAATCGTTCTGGTGCATGATGCCTGTCGGCCCTTTGTAACACAGGACCTGGTGCGCCAGGTGATTGCCAAGATCAAAGCAAAAGGTGCTGCCCTGGTAGCACTTCCTTCGCGGGATACGGTAAAAGAAATAGAAAATGGCCTGGTTTTGCGCACCCTCCCACGAGAACGCATCTATCTTGCCCAGACCCCGCAAGGGGCGCGCTTTGCCCTCTTGAAAAAGGCCTTTTTACATGCACAGGAAAAGGGCCTTCTCGCCACTGATGAAGCCGCACTCCTTGAAGCTTGCGGTATTCCTGTTTACGTTGTTTGTGGCAATTTTTTAAACTTTAAAATAACTACCAGGGAAGACCTGGAAATTGCCCGGGCAATCCTTTCTTTTTCCAAAGAACTAGCTTAA
- a CDS encoding single-stranded DNA-binding protein, which produces MSVNKVILIGRLGADPEIRYTADGQPVATFRIATSERWTDKAGNRQERTEWHRIVAFGRLAEICGEYLSKGRQVYIEGRLQTRSYEDRDGVKRYVTEIIAQSMQMLGSRNDIADRPAQGPSQEPDFVDEPPPEEDLPF; this is translated from the coding sequence ATGAGTGTTAATAAAGTTATTTTGATCGGAAGGCTGGGAGCAGACCCTGAGATTCGCTACACTGCTGATGGTCAGCCAGTGGCTACTTTTCGTATTGCCACCTCTGAGCGCTGGACAGATAAGGCTGGTAACCGCCAAGAGCGCACTGAGTGGCACCGCATTGTGGCCTTTGGAAGGCTTGCAGAGATTTGCGGGGAATATCTTTCCAAAGGGCGCCAGGTGTATATCGAAGGTCGCCTGCAAACAAGGTCTTATGAAGACCGTGATGGTGTAAAACGCTATGTTACCGAAATCATTGCGCAAAGTATGCAGATGTTAGGAAGCAGAAACGATATAGCAGATCGGCCGGCGCAAGGCCCTTCTCAAGAGCCTGATTTCGTTGACGAACCCCCACCAGAAGAAGACTTGCCCTTCTAA
- a CDS encoding endonuclease V: protein MPSKLEELKSIQQELAKKVKLCPLKRKPRLVAGADVSYVISSQESIGVFVVYDLKEKKMVAKAFARLKTTFPYIPGFLSFREVPVLKEAFKGLSVMPDVLLVDGQGILHPRGLGLASHLGLELKLPTIGVAKKPLVGEFEIPPQEPGSFTPIYLNGEVKGVCLRTRKGVKPVYVSPGHLITLEEALEVVKASLSGYRIPEPLRQAHIFSQRLRHECGDNSSRRDRK from the coding sequence TTGCCGTCAAAACTTGAAGAGCTAAAAAGTATCCAGCAAGAGCTTGCCAAGAAAGTAAAGCTTTGCCCGCTTAAGCGAAAGCCTCGTCTGGTAGCAGGGGCTGATGTTTCTTACGTCATTTCTTCTCAAGAAAGCATCGGCGTTTTCGTGGTTTACGACCTTAAAGAAAAAAAGATGGTGGCCAAGGCCTTTGCCAGGCTAAAAACTACTTTCCCATACATTCCGGGGTTTCTTTCCTTTCGAGAAGTCCCGGTTTTAAAAGAAGCCTTTAAGGGTCTTTCAGTTATGCCAGATGTTTTGCTTGTTGATGGCCAGGGGATCCTTCACCCCAGGGGACTTGGGCTTGCTTCTCACCTAGGCCTTGAGCTAAAGCTCCCTACCATTGGGGTGGCCAAGAAGCCTTTGGTGGGTGAATTTGAAATACCTCCTCAAGAACCGGGTTCCTTTACTCCGATTTATTTAAACGGTGAGGTAAAGGGAGTGTGCTTACGCACGCGCAAAGGAGTTAAGCCGGTTTATGTTTCTCCCGGACACCTTATAACCCTTGAAGAGGCCCTAGAAGTGGTAAAAGCTTCGCTTTCAGGGTACCGTATTCCCGAACCTTTACGCCAGGCACACATATTTTCTCAGAGGTTGCGGCATGAATGCGGTGATAATTCCAGCAGGCGGGATAGGAAGTAG
- a CDS encoding YggS family pyridoxal phosphate-dependent enzyme: MMTIKERLTQIREKIEKAAQKAGRAPEEIKLLGASKTQPPEKIREAFEAGLSLFGENYVQEAKKKKEALKDLPITWHLIGYLQRNKAKDAVKIFHMIETIDRKVIASELAKRVQKLGKTLPVLIEVNVGGEETKAGVLPEDLPFLIEHVLSLKELKLSGLMTIPPYREDPEEVRPFFARLRELRDAMQEKFPEADLKELSMGMSHDFHIAIEEGATIVRVGTALFGPRPKKA; the protein is encoded by the coding sequence ATGATGACCATCAAAGAAAGGCTTACTCAAATACGAGAAAAAATCGAAAAGGCAGCACAGAAAGCAGGAAGAGCCCCTGAAGAAATCAAACTTCTTGGGGCCTCAAAAACCCAACCGCCAGAAAAAATCCGCGAGGCATTTGAAGCCGGGCTTTCCCTTTTTGGCGAAAATTACGTGCAAGAAGCCAAAAAGAAAAAAGAGGCCCTTAAAGACCTTCCCATAACCTGGCATCTTATAGGTTATCTTCAGCGCAACAAAGCCAAAGACGCTGTCAAAATTTTCCACATGATAGAAACCATTGACCGCAAGGTCATTGCTTCTGAGCTTGCCAAAAGGGTCCAAAAACTCGGCAAAACTCTTCCCGTGCTCATTGAAGTAAATGTCGGCGGCGAAGAAACCAAGGCAGGGGTCTTGCCTGAAGACCTCCCGTTTCTTATTGAGCACGTTTTATCCCTTAAAGAACTTAAGCTCTCAGGCCTTATGACCATTCCACCCTACCGCGAGGATCCTGAAGAAGTAAGGCCATTTTTTGCCCGTTTAAGAGAACTTCGCGATGCAATGCAGGAAAAATTCCCTGAGGCAGATCTCAAAGAGCTTTCCATGGGTATGAGCCATGATTTTCACATAGCCATTGAAGAAGGGGCCACCATCGTACGCGTGGGCACCGCCCTTTTCGGCCCGCGGCCTAAAAAGGCCTAA
- a CDS encoding archease translates to MKPGYETFEHGADIGIRGIGKTLEEAFINAAKALFSLMVLNLEDVRPEVKVSIEAYAETLEELFIEWLNKLLSEAGMENLVFSEFGCEIDQKKCTLKGFAAGERIDENRHELGEEVKGATFTMLKVEKVGELWVAQCVVDV, encoded by the coding sequence ATGAAACCAGGTTACGAGACTTTTGAACACGGCGCTGATATCGGCATCCGCGGCATTGGAAAAACCCTTGAAGAGGCCTTTATCAACGCGGCCAAGGCCCTTTTTAGCCTGATGGTCTTAAACCTTGAAGATGTACGCCCTGAAGTAAAAGTTTCTATAGAGGCTTATGCTGAAACCCTTGAGGAACTTTTTATCGAGTGGCTTAACAAGCTGCTTTCAGAAGCTGGCATGGAAAATCTTGTCTTTAGCGAATTCGGCTGTGAAATAGATCAAAAAAAATGTACGCTTAAAGGCTTTGCTGCGGGAGAGCGCATTGACGAAAACCGCCATGAGCTTGGCGAAGAAGTAAAAGGCGCCACTTTCACCATGCTAAAAGTTGAAAAGGTTGGCGAACTCTGGGTGGCCCAATGCGTGGTTGACGTTTAA
- a CDS encoding chaperone modulator CbpM yields the protein MAIYYEMKVICEKVGLSPKTLRVWIEEGLLEPKREGRRYVFAEEDLKRLLLIRRLRDELGVNLAGIDIILQLLDRITELQEEVERLKKALGKTCPPNLLV from the coding sequence ATGGCGATATACTATGAAATGAAAGTAATTTGCGAAAAAGTAGGGCTCTCCCCCAAAACCTTACGGGTGTGGATTGAAGAAGGCCTTCTCGAACCCAAACGCGAAGGCCGTCGTTATGTGTTTGCTGAAGAAGACCTTAAAAGGCTTCTTCTCATCAGACGCCTTCGTGATGAGCTAGGAGTAAACCTCGCTGGGATAGATATCATCCTCCAGCTCCTTGACCGGATAACCGAACTCCAAGAGGAGGTGGAGAGGCTTAAAAAAGCCCTTGGTAAAACTTGTCCTCCAAACCTTTTAGTTTAA
- a CDS encoding secondary thiamine-phosphate synthase enzyme YjbQ, translating into MVKVITVKTNRQTELVDITPKVAEAISGVQEGICFIYCPHTTAGIIINEGADPAVAEDILSVFNHVIPWKFSYKHLEGNSPAHVKASLTGPETFVFIEDGRLKLGTWQRIFFAEYDGPRTRKVYVKVIAG; encoded by the coding sequence CTGGTGAAAGTTATCACCGTAAAAACCAATCGCCAAACCGAGCTTGTAGATATTACCCCCAAGGTGGCTGAGGCTATCTCAGGAGTTCAAGAAGGAATTTGTTTTATTTATTGCCCTCATACCACGGCTGGGATTATCATAAACGAAGGCGCAGACCCAGCAGTGGCTGAAGACATCCTTTCTGTCTTTAATCATGTTATCCCCTGGAAGTTTTCCTACAAGCACCTTGAAGGCAACTCTCCGGCACATGTGAAAGCCTCTCTTACTGGCCCGGAGACTTTTGTCTTTATAGAAGATGGCCGCCTTAAATTAGGCACCTGGCAGCGCATCTTTTTTGCTGAATATGACGGCCCGCGTACCAGAAAAGTCTACGTGAAGGTTATCGCGGGCTAA
- a CDS encoding ASKHA domain-containing protein yields MAEEILLELPLPSLDDQRADEARIRQKLEEILEKEPKVPISTLRKAPRLLRDTNFKIKARVLFDGKDWILADILSPDDEKPFLGLGIDLGSTGVVIYLLDFHSGEVVKEHHFKNPQIPFGEDILNRLHFADKPEKRQKLHEVTISAFQQEIKKLLAGLPEDSIYYVALCGNTTMVHFLLNLETRYLYREPYIPAVNWIDTLHLKDLGLPGHSEGLLFVFPNRGAYFGGDLLAGILASGLHRQEEISILIDVGTNAEVVLGNQEFLLATAGAAGPALEGGILSCGMQAAPGAIERVRIDPQSLTIELKTIGGEKPKGICGSGVIDFLAQMFLAGLIDPRGKFVPEKLPERFQTIDGELAFILVPGEKSATGSPIYVTQGEVKSIVRSKGAMYTILTVLCQSVGLSFDDIAHFFIAGSFGNYIDPEMAITIGMLPDGPLERFVPLGNAAGKGTIVFLKNKNSFSELKNILESLTYLEMNVRPEFMQLLTGALFLPHTNLSLFPNVAQKLTAS; encoded by the coding sequence GTGGCTGAAGAAATACTCCTTGAACTGCCTTTACCTTCCCTTGATGACCAACGCGCAGACGAAGCAAGAATAAGGCAAAAACTCGAAGAAATTTTGGAAAAAGAGCCCAAAGTCCCTATTTCCACCCTGCGTAAAGCCCCGCGGCTTTTGCGCGATACTAATTTTAAAATTAAGGCCCGGGTGCTTTTTGATGGGAAAGACTGGATCCTGGCAGATATTTTATCCCCTGATGATGAAAAGCCCTTTTTGGGCCTTGGTATTGATTTGGGAAGCACCGGCGTTGTTATCTATCTCCTTGATTTTCACAGCGGAGAAGTAGTTAAAGAGCATCATTTCAAAAACCCGCAAATCCCCTTTGGGGAAGATATTCTCAACCGCCTGCACTTTGCTGACAAACCTGAAAAGCGCCAAAAACTTCACGAGGTAACCATAAGCGCCTTTCAGCAGGAGATAAAAAAACTCCTTGCAGGCCTTCCTGAAGATAGCATTTATTACGTGGCCCTCTGCGGGAACACTACCATGGTCCATTTCTTGCTGAACCTTGAAACACGCTACCTTTATCGGGAACCATACATTCCTGCGGTTAACTGGATTGACACCTTGCACCTTAAAGATCTTGGGCTCCCTGGCCATTCCGAGGGGCTTCTTTTCGTGTTTCCCAACCGGGGTGCTTATTTTGGCGGAGACCTATTGGCAGGCATCCTGGCCTCAGGGCTTCACCGTCAGGAAGAGATAAGTATACTCATTGACGTGGGCACCAATGCCGAAGTGGTGCTTGGGAACCAAGAATTTTTGCTGGCAACCGCAGGCGCCGCAGGCCCTGCCCTTGAAGGAGGTATTCTTTCCTGTGGCATGCAGGCAGCTCCAGGGGCCATCGAACGAGTACGGATTGACCCCCAAAGCCTTACCATTGAACTCAAAACTATTGGAGGTGAGAAGCCGAAAGGGATATGCGGCTCAGGGGTGATTGACTTCTTGGCCCAGATGTTTCTGGCAGGCCTTATTGATCCGCGCGGGAAATTCGTGCCTGAAAAACTCCCTGAACGTTTTCAAACTATTGACGGAGAACTTGCCTTTATCCTAGTCCCGGGAGAAAAAAGCGCTACGGGAAGCCCTATTTACGTTACCCAGGGAGAGGTGAAAAGCATTGTGCGTTCAAAAGGAGCCATGTACACGATTCTCACCGTGCTTTGCCAGAGTGTGGGCTTAAGCTTTGATGATATCGCCCATTTTTTTATTGCAGGAAGCTTTGGCAACTACATTGACCCGGAAATGGCTATTACCATCGGCATGCTCCCTGATGGGCCCCTTGAACGCTTTGTGCCCCTGGGAAACGCTGCGGGCAAGGGAACTATCGTTTTCCTTAAAAATAAAAATTCTTTTAGCGAACTTAAAAATATCCTTGAAAGCCTGACTTACCTTGAAATGAACGTAAGGCCTGAGTTCATGCAACTCTTGACAGGGGCCCTTTTCCTGCCCCATACAAATCTTTCTCTTTTTCCAAATGTTGCCCAAAAATTGACAGCTTCTTAA
- a CDS encoding UDP-N-acetylmuramate--L-alanine ligase: MKLPKRVYLIGIGGVGMGALAGLFKKAGAEVYGSEAQKIYRPMSELLKEIGAQVFLGFNPENLVKVSPELVIIGNVARYDNPEVKYVLSEKIPYLSLPEALFAFFIMHRKSLVVAGTHGKTTTSALLAHALRVLGESPTFFLGGMLRDLARNFELGQGKYVVLEGDEYDSAFFDKRPKFIHYAPLGAILTSLEFDHADIYEDFSALESAFGYFVSLIPSYGSLVYFADKNVAKVAQISSAKKLSYGPEGELKLVSREVSQRPIGQWVNYQLDGKVGRFFLPLIGEHNALNALGVLGLLKSLGFSEKTIEKAFASFPGTKRRQEVLLEDPCLVIDDFAHHPTAVSVTIAAVRETWPKKRLIACFEPRTNTSRRKIFQEDYAKALSTADVVFLKNPPNPEKVPKEERLDLIKLVKDIIACGKEAYVAEDGEALFVKLKKKIKPGDVVLFMSNGPFDNLTEKLVAFCRQNLKS; this comes from the coding sequence ATGAAGTTGCCGAAACGCGTATATCTCATAGGTATCGGGGGCGTGGGGATGGGAGCCCTAGCAGGGCTTTTCAAAAAAGCAGGAGCAGAAGTTTACGGCTCAGAGGCCCAAAAGATCTACCGTCCCATGAGTGAGCTCTTAAAAGAAATAGGCGCACAGGTCTTTTTAGGCTTTAACCCAGAGAACTTAGTCAAGGTTTCCCCTGAGCTAGTTATTATTGGAAATGTGGCCCGCTACGATAATCCCGAAGTAAAATACGTCCTTTCAGAAAAGATCCCGTATCTTTCTTTACCAGAAGCCCTTTTTGCCTTTTTTATCATGCACCGAAAAAGTCTCGTGGTTGCTGGCACCCACGGCAAAACCACTACTTCAGCGCTACTTGCCCACGCCCTTAGGGTCCTTGGTGAAAGCCCGACCTTTTTCCTGGGTGGTATGCTTAGGGATCTGGCACGTAATTTTGAACTTGGCCAGGGGAAATACGTTGTCCTTGAAGGAGACGAATACGATAGCGCCTTTTTTGACAAACGCCCGAAGTTTATACATTACGCCCCCTTGGGAGCAATACTTACAAGCTTAGAGTTTGACCACGCTGATATATACGAAGATTTTTCTGCCTTAGAAAGCGCTTTTGGCTATTTTGTCTCCCTTATTCCCTCGTACGGCAGCTTAGTTTATTTTGCTGATAAAAACGTGGCGAAGGTTGCCCAAATATCTTCTGCGAAAAAACTTTCTTACGGCCCAGAAGGCGAGCTTAAATTAGTGAGCCGTGAAGTGTCTCAGAGGCCAATCGGCCAGTGGGTCAATTACCAATTAGATGGCAAAGTTGGTCGCTTTTTCTTGCCGCTTATTGGTGAACACAACGCCTTAAATGCCCTGGGAGTCCTTGGCTTACTTAAGTCCCTTGGTTTTTCGGAAAAAACAATTGAAAAGGCCTTTGCAAGCTTCCCTGGCACCAAAAGACGCCAGGAAGTTCTGCTTGAAGATCCATGTTTGGTGATTGATGATTTTGCCCATCATCCCACCGCGGTTTCTGTTACCATTGCTGCGGTTAGAGAGACCTGGCCCAAGAAGCGTCTTATCGCATGCTTTGAACCGCGCACTAACACCAGCAGGCGCAAGATCTTTCAGGAAGATTATGCCAAAGCCCTCAGTACTGCTGACGTAGTCTTTCTTAAAAACCCGCCAAATCCTGAAAAAGTCCCCAAAGAAGAGCGTTTGGACCTTATAAAACTTGTCAAAGACATTATTGCTTGCGGCAAAGAAGCCTATGTGGCAGAAGACGGAGAGGCTCTTTTTGTAAAACTAAAGAAAAAAATTAAGCCTGGTGACGTGGTACTTTTCATGTCAAACGGGCCTTTTGATAATCTGACCGAGAAACTGGTGGCGTTTTGCCGTCAAAACTTGAAGAGCTAA
- a CDS encoding aminotransferase class I/II-fold pyridoxal phosphate-dependent enzyme: MKKDFEPIKPAKRTEKIEYAVRDIVLVAEEARRKGKELLFLNIGDPVQYDFRTPEPLIEATYQAMCENLTGYSASEGVDEAICAIRKEAEKKGIKPVDIFITTGASEAIDFALTALVNEGENVLVPYPGYPLYTAILAKLCAFPNPYYLDEENAWQPDLADIEAKVNDKTRAIVIINPNNPTGAVYSEETLRGIIEIARKHQLVIFADEIYDKLVFDGKKHISIAALDPEVPVVTFNGLSKCYLAPGFRIGWGIVSGPWEVVKDFTEAIHKLARARLSTSHPKQYAIPVALNGNQVHIDEAIKKLERRRDLTVKMLNEIPGISCVKPEGAFYAFPRIDVPGVSDIEFVKELIAETGVVVVHGSGFGQKPGTAHFRVVFLPPEDILEKAYERIKDFMQKFLAKRGLKAA; the protein is encoded by the coding sequence ATGAAAAAAGATTTTGAGCCCATTAAACCTGCCAAACGCACTGAAAAGATCGAATACGCAGTGCGCGACATTGTCCTGGTGGCGGAAGAAGCCCGCCGCAAGGGCAAAGAGCTTCTCTTTTTAAACATCGGAGATCCCGTTCAATATGACTTTCGCACCCCCGAGCCCCTGATAGAAGCCACCTATCAGGCCATGTGCGAAAACTTAACTGGCTATTCCGCCTCAGAGGGGGTTGACGAGGCTATCTGTGCGATTCGCAAGGAAGCCGAAAAAAAGGGCATAAAGCCTGTAGATATTTTTATCACCACAGGTGCCAGCGAAGCCATTGATTTTGCACTAACCGCCCTGGTAAACGAAGGAGAAAACGTCCTTGTCCCCTACCCCGGGTATCCTCTTTACACGGCTATTTTGGCCAAACTGTGTGCCTTTCCTAATCCCTATTACCTTGACGAAGAAAACGCCTGGCAACCTGACCTTGCTGATATCGAAGCCAAGGTTAACGACAAAACCCGCGCTATTGTCATCATTAACCCCAACAACCCTACTGGAGCGGTCTATTCTGAAGAAACCCTAAGGGGCATCATTGAGATTGCCCGCAAGCATCAGCTTGTAATTTTTGCAGATGAAATCTACGATAAGCTAGTTTTTGACGGCAAAAAACATATTTCCATCGCGGCCCTTGATCCCGAAGTCCCGGTGGTAACTTTTAATGGGCTTTCAAAGTGTTATCTTGCCCCCGGCTTTAGGATTGGTTGGGGGATTGTTTCAGGCCCGTGGGAGGTAGTAAAAGATTTCACAGAGGCGATTCATAAACTTGCACGTGCAAGACTTTCTACTAGTCATCCCAAGCAATACGCCATCCCCGTAGCCTTAAATGGCAACCAGGTCCATATAGACGAAGCTATTAAAAAACTTGAACGCCGCCGGGATCTCACCGTAAAGATGCTAAACGAAATCCCGGGGATCTCTTGCGTTAAACCTGAAGGCGCGTTTTATGCGTTTCCGCGTATAGATGTCCCGGGAGTCTCTGACATCGAATTCGTCAAAGAGTTGATCGCAGAAACAGGCGTAGTAGTAGTCCACGGAAGTGGCTTTGGCCAAAAGCCCGGCACTGCTCATTTCAGGGTAGTGTTTCTGCCGCCTGAAGATATACTTGAAAAGGCCTACGAACGCATCAAGGATTTTATGCAAAAGTTCCTTGCTAAACGCGGGCTTAAAGCGGCTTGA